A stretch of Methanococcus voltae DNA encodes these proteins:
- a CDS encoding GMC oxidoreductase, which produces MSDKELTNIIKKEFCVNCKDLAPKYDVLIVGAGVSGSTLFNELKKQLKNKKESLKIAIVEMGGLKPEYIIEKQDNSVETIYAKGIGGAGSYYVGNALEVNIKGLDLENEYGELKKELNISEMPEECLSRFEIELLNKGFKKTPKLINFEKCTNCGLCAHKSCEARAYFYEFLDILNENLKDSEIILNSKVINIVHNNNTNNNTNNNTNNNTNNNTNKDNYKFEIILENENNIYNIYSKNVVLCAGGINSPRILSKIYKNEGIINENLGKNLFIDSFITVGGVLCGSNINKEVPMAIYKDYGNYVLSTHYSELLYNRIMEENNYKPKKSDVFSFMIKIKDSENGIVFENDIYKPISEKDIQIFLEAMATATPILRDLGINKIYSTIPRGSHPGGTCKLGEVVNNDFETDITGLYVCDASILPYAIGKPPILSLMAIVKKFSKILINKIN; this is translated from the coding sequence ATGAGCGATAAAGAACTTACCAATATCATTAAAAAAGAGTTTTGTGTAAATTGCAAGGATTTAGCTCCAAAATATGACGTTTTGATAGTAGGAGCTGGCGTATCTGGCAGTACCTTATTTAATGAGCTTAAAAAACAATTAAAAAATAAAAAAGAAAGCTTAAAAATTGCTATCGTGGAAATGGGCGGTTTAAAACCTGAATATATAATTGAAAAACAAGATAATAGTGTGGAAACAATCTATGCAAAAGGGATTGGGGGTGCAGGTTCTTATTATGTAGGTAATGCTTTAGAAGTCAATATTAAAGGATTAGATTTGGAAAACGAATATGGGGAACTTAAAAAAGAGCTTAATATATCCGAAATGCCTGAAGAATGTTTATCTCGTTTTGAAATAGAATTATTAAATAAAGGATTTAAAAAGACACCTAAATTAATAAATTTTGAAAAATGCACAAATTGTGGACTTTGTGCCCATAAAAGTTGTGAAGCAAGGGCTTACTTTTATGAATTTTTAGATATTTTAAATGAAAATTTAAAAGATTCAGAAATTATTTTAAATTCAAAAGTAATCAATATTGTACACAATAATAATACTAATAATAATACTAATAATAATACTAATAATAATACTAATAATAATACCAATAAAGACAATTATAAATTTGAAATAATTTTAGAAAATGAAAATAACATATATAATATTTATTCCAAAAATGTAGTACTTTGCGCAGGGGGAATTAACAGTCCCAGAATATTATCTAAAATTTACAAAAATGAAGGAATAATTAATGAAAATTTGGGGAAAAATTTATTTATTGATAGTTTTATTACAGTAGGCGGGGTTTTATGTGGTAGCAATATAAATAAAGAAGTTCCAATGGCTATATACAAAGATTACGGAAATTACGTATTAAGTACGCACTACTCTGAGCTACTTTACAATCGAATAATGGAAGAAAATAATTATAAACCTAAAAAATCCGACGTATTTAGTTTTATGATAAAAATAAAAGATAGTGAAAATGGTATCGTATTTGAAAACGATATATACAAGCCAATTTCTGAAAAAGATATCCAAATATTTTTGGAGGCAATGGCTACGGCAACGCCTATATTAAGGGATTTGGGGATTAATAAGATATATTCGACTATACCGAGAGGTTCACACCCTGGAGGTACTTGTAAACTTGGGGAAGTTGTAAACAATGATTTTGAAACTGATATAACTGGTTTATACGTTTGTGATGCTTCCATATTACCTTATGCCATAGGAAAACCTCCAATATTATCTTTAATGGCAATTGTAAAGAAATTTTCAAAAATTTTGATTAATAAAATAAATTAA
- a CDS encoding TIGR00297 family protein, whose translation MILLYKFILSVFVIALIAYISHKKKFLDTNGIIGSSTMAFIIIMGTSITWLLILFSFLILGSLISKVGYKKKDKLKMGEKTRSLKNVLANGLMPLIFVMLYIFNLLDYQTALLGYLGAIAAANSDTFSSELGMVFGGSPRLITTFKKVEVGTDGGITFGGTFFGLIGSFTIGLFAMLLFGKIEYLLICTISGIFGNFIDSLVGATLERRSILNNEYVNFIATLAGSLFAIIIANKFI comes from the coding sequence ATGATATTATTGTACAAATTTATCTTATCAGTATTTGTAATTGCCCTAATCGCATACATAAGCCATAAAAAGAAGTTTTTGGATACTAATGGAATTATTGGCTCTTCAACTATGGCTTTTATAATTATAATGGGTACGAGTATTACCTGGCTTTTGATATTATTTAGTTTCCTAATTTTAGGTAGTCTCATAAGCAAAGTAGGGTATAAAAAGAAAGATAAATTAAAAATGGGTGAAAAAACTCGTTCTTTAAAAAATGTGCTTGCAAACGGGTTAATGCCTTTAATATTTGTAATGTTATACATATTTAATTTATTAGATTATCAAACTGCACTTTTGGGATATTTGGGTGCAATTGCTGCTGCTAATTCAGATACTTTTTCGTCTGAATTAGGTATGGTATTCGGAGGAAGCCCTCGATTAATCACAACTTTCAAAAAAGTAGAAGTTGGGACTGATGGTGGCATTACTTTTGGAGGTACTTTCTTCGGATTAATTGGTTCGTTTACCATAGGATTATTTGCGATGTTATTATTTGGAAAAATAGAATATTTATTAATTTGTACAATTTCGGGAATTTTCGGGAATTTTATAGACAGCCTTGTCGGGGCTACCCTTGAACGTAGGAGTATTTTAAATAATGAGTACGTTAATTTTATTGCCACACTTGCAGGAAGTTTATTTGCAATAATTATTGCAAATAAATTTATTTAA
- a CDS encoding HIT family protein, translating to MCIFCDIVNNKLPSRKLYEDDDFLVIMDAFPKSRGHTLILTKEHYEEFDEMPEELASKLIVLAHKMVKKLKVLDMDGYNIVNNNKPISGQEVPHVHFHIVPRYNNEKEPVFTISEPIEMDLDEIYELITKN from the coding sequence ATGTGTATATTTTGCGATATTGTCAATAATAAACTACCTTCAAGAAAATTATATGAAGATGACGATTTTTTAGTAATAATGGATGCTTTCCCAAAATCAAGAGGTCATACGTTAATTCTTACAAAAGAACATTATGAAGAATTTGATGAAATGCCCGAAGAATTAGCTTCAAAATTAATAGTTTTAGCCCATAAAATGGTAAAAAAGCTTAAAGTTTTGGATATGGATGGATATAACATTGTAAATAATAATAAACCTATATCTGGTCAAGAAGTTCCACATGTTCATTTCCACATTGTTCCAAGATATAATAATGAAAAAGAGCCAGTTTTTACGATTTCAGAGCCAATAGAAATGGATTTGGATGAAATATATGAGTTAATAACTAAAAATTAA
- a CDS encoding tRNA (N(6)-L-threonylcarbamoyladenosine(37)-C(2))-methylthiotransferase produces the protein MKLNNENTQNTNNNDKIIQKVHLEGYGCTLNTSDTEIIKNSLIEKGFNVFTGNFNDLKDENINLVVINTCIVRQETEHKMISKIKKYKESNKKVIVAGCLAKALSKKVEGLYDALIMPREAHLSGEIVKAVVEGYKPEEINNKIDLFKKEVENSEISKIDNKLNYLLKNNCTENNNNNNNKIVNNTNNNTNLVMALPICEGCLGNCTYCIVKVARGNLISYEPKNIIKKSEELIKSGTKCLLITAQDTACYGFDRRDKYRLPNLINDIVDNPNSKPFDFGIRIGMMHANYANSFIDELIESYSSEKVIKFLHLPIQSGDDNVLKDMNRGYTVDEFISVLGEFKRKVKDLNFTTDVIVGFPTESEEAFENTLEVMKKIKPDFTHGAKYSQRKYTLAGRMKQIDTKIRKERSEILNKLRREISFENNKRHVGQTFECLITKKGEAITSNCKKVLFNRFDEFNEFNAPVGEFKTLKITEAGTFGLKGRLIKNN, from the coding sequence ATGAAATTAAATAATGAAAATACCCAAAATACGAATAATAATGATAAAATTATTCAAAAAGTGCATCTTGAAGGTTATGGATGTACCCTAAACACATCTGATACGGAAATAATAAAAAATTCATTGATTGAAAAAGGATTCAATGTATTTACAGGAAATTTTAACGATTTAAAAGACGAAAACATAAATTTAGTTGTTATAAATACGTGTATAGTTAGACAGGAAACTGAACACAAAATGATTTCTAAAATTAAAAAATACAAAGAATCAAATAAAAAAGTCATTGTAGCGGGTTGTTTAGCAAAAGCGTTATCTAAAAAGGTAGAAGGATTATATGATGCGTTAATAATGCCTCGAGAAGCGCATTTATCCGGTGAAATAGTAAAAGCGGTTGTTGAAGGATATAAACCCGAGGAAATTAATAATAAGATAGATTTATTTAAAAAAGAAGTAGAAAATAGCGAAATTTCAAAAATAGATAATAAATTAAACTATTTGTTAAAAAATAACTGTACTGAAAATAATAATAATAATAATAATAAAATTGTTAATAATACGAATAATAATACTAATTTAGTAATGGCATTACCCATCTGTGAAGGCTGTCTCGGAAATTGCACCTATTGTATTGTAAAAGTAGCAAGAGGCAATTTAATATCTTACGAACCTAAAAACATTATAAAGAAGTCTGAAGAGTTAATAAAGTCAGGTACAAAGTGTTTATTAATAACTGCTCAAGATACTGCTTGTTATGGGTTTGATAGACGGGATAAATATAGATTACCAAATTTAATAAATGATATTGTAGATAATCCAAATTCTAAACCATTTGACTTTGGCATTAGAATTGGAATGATGCACGCAAATTATGCAAATTCATTTATTGATGAATTAATTGAAAGTTATTCAAGTGAAAAAGTTATAAAATTCTTACATTTACCAATCCAAAGTGGTGATGATAACGTACTAAAAGATATGAATAGAGGCTATACTGTTGACGAATTTATATCAGTACTTGGAGAATTTAAACGTAAAGTGAAAGATTTAAACTTTACAACGGACGTTATTGTAGGCTTCCCTACAGAAAGCGAAGAAGCTTTTGAAAATACGTTGGAAGTTATGAAAAAGATAAAACCAGATTTTACACACGGTGCTAAGTACTCACAAAGAAAATACACTTTAGCAGGTCGTATGAAGCAAATTGACACCAAAATACGGAAAGAACGTTCAGAAATATTAAATAAACTTAGAAGAGAAATAAGTTTCGAAAATAATAAAAGGCACGTTGGTCAAACTTTTGAATGTTTAATAACTAAAAAAGGCGAAGCTATTACTTCAAACTGTAAAAAAGTATTATTTAACCGTTTTGATGAGTTTAATGAATTTAATGCCCCTGTTGGCGAATTTAAAACTTTAAAAATAACTGAAGCAGGCACTTTCGGATTAAAAGGTAGGTTAATAAAAAATAACTAA